The genomic stretch TGATGGCGTACCCGGCGTTGGCGCCGAACGACATGCCAATCGCTGCCACGGCAAAGCCGATGATGAGCGGGCCAAGGTTCGCCTTGGCGGCAGTGTTGCGCATGTCAATGATGGCCACGATCAGCATCACCAAGAACGCCGTGCCCACAATTTGGTCAATCAGCGGCACGGTCAGGTTCCCCTTGAAATACGGTGCGGGGAAGGTGGCGAAAATGGAGAAGGTGGCGAGCCCGCCGGCCTCGTCCCGCTGCGTCTTCGCGGCGGTGTTGAAGGCATCGATCGCGTTGAAATACACCACGTACAGCAGCGCGGCGGCGGCAAACGCACCCACCACCTGGGCCACGACGTACGGGACCACCTTGTTCCATGCGAACTTGCGCCGCACGGCAAATGCCAGGGTCACGGCCGGGTTCAGGTGCGCGCCGCTGACCCCGCCGGCCACATACACGCCCATGGCGACGGCCAGGGCCCAACCCCAGGTGATGAGCAGCCAGTCCCCGGAGGCCATGAAAATGGTGGTGTCGGTGGCCGCGCGCCCGCTGCCGGGAAGTGCCGCCACGGCCATGGCCACAACGCCATCACCGAAGCAGATCAAAACAAAGGTGCCAAGGAATTCTGCGAGAAGCTCGCCCCACACACCGCCCACACGCTTCAAGCCGCTGCCCTCACGAACACTTCGCCGCAGCGGGGTTATTACACTCATGGTGATCATCCTTAGAGTCGTCGATTACGGCGACGTATCTTGACTTTAGGTGACTGTCCCCAGTATACGTCGTATGTGATATTGCGCACCCGGGGCTGTGGGGGCCGCGGCGCCATTTCCCGGGCGGTAGAGTGTCCCGGTGGAGCAAAACAGCAGCATTGAGGACCCGCCCTTCGACTTTGGGCGCCTGCGCCGCTTTCCGGACGTCGAAGCGCCCAACCTTTTCGCCCATGACGCCACGGATGAGCTGATCCTCAGGGAGGCGTCCGGCGCCCTTTCCGCCCACGACGGCGGACGCGTCGCCATTGTGGGCGACCGCTACGGTGCGCTGACCCTCGCCGCCGCAACGCTCCACGGGCTCAGCGGCCTGAGGGTGCACCAGGACGGGCGCTCCGGTGAGCTGGCCCTGGCCGCCAACGCAGCCCGACTCGGACTGGAGGGATCCTATTCCTCCATGCCGCTCGACGCCGGCCTGGTCCGGGATGCCGCCGTGGTCTTGTGGCAGCTGCCGCGCAGCCTTGAGGAGGTCGCCGAGGTGGCGCAGCTCATCAGTGCCCATGCCAGTCCCGAGGTGCGCATCTTTGCCGGCGGGCGCATCAAGCACATGACCGTGGCCATGAACGCCGTGCTCTCCCAGTACTTTTCCTCCGTCATTCCCGGGCGTGCATGGCGCAAGTCCCGCCCGCTCGTGGTGGGCGAACCGTTGGCGACCGGGCAGCGCGGGGAGGGTCCGGCGTCGGACTTCCCCAAAAAGGAGTACCACGCCGACCTGGGCCTGTGGCTGTGCGCGCATGGGGCAACATTTGGCGGCACCAAGGTGGACGTTGGCACACGCTTCCTGCTGGGCTTCGTGGACCAAATGCGGCCCGGTGCGGCCGCCGCCGTGGACCTGGGCTGCGGCAACGGAACCATTGCAGCGGCGCTGGCCAAGGCGCGGCCGGCACTGCGCGTCACGGCTACGGACCAGTCCGCGGCCGCCGTTGCGGCGACCATGGAAACGGCCGCCGCCAACGGACTTGCGGACCGGATCGACACCGTCCGCGACGACGCGCTGGACAGCTTCGCCCCGGCGTCGGCCGAGCTCATTGTGCTGAACCCGCCGTTCCATGTGGGGGCGGCCGTGCATGCCGGGATTGCGCACAAGCTTTTCGCCGCAGCAGCCAGGGTGCTGGCACCCGGCGGGGAGCTGTGGTGCGTCTACAACAGGCACCTGGACTACAAGGACGCGCTGGCCCGCACGGTGGGGGAGACCTCCGTCATGGGGCGCAACAGCAAGTTCACCGTCACGAAGTCCACCAAAACCCTGTGAGAGCACGGTGGAGCCCCCGTGGCGTGTACGCTGGCGGGGCGGCTGCAGGGTAATGTGACACATGCGCCTTGGGGAGGCCGCCACTGTTTGCAGGCCGTTGAGCCACACACAATTTCAAGGAGAACGAGTTGAATGCTCCCGCGCCAGGAGTGCCGCAGCGGCGCCGCGGCACCAATCTGCCAAAGATGGGCGACTTCAACCAGGCCGTCATTCTTGATTCGATCCGGCGCTCCGAAGAAGGACTGAGCCGGGTTGAGCTGGCAGCACTGGCCGGGCTGGCAGCCCAGACTGTCTCCAACATCTGCCGAAGGCTGCTGGACTCGGGCCTCATCGTGGAAGCCGGCAAGGACGGGTCCGGCCCCGGCAAGCCCCGCACCATCCTGCGGCTGAACCCGAAGGGCATGTACGCGGTTGGCGTGCACATCGACCCCGCGCTGACAAGCTATGCATTGTTGGATGCCGTGGGCACCGTCCTCTTCTCCGTGGACGAAGCCACCGAGCTGGGGATCGACCCGGCCCAGGCCGTGGCCAACATGGGCACCCGGATCCTGTCCGTCATTGAGCAGTCCGGCGTTCCGTTTGGACGCATTGCCGGGGTTGGGGTGGCCACGCCGGGCCCCGTGGATGCCGCGAGCGGCACCGTCGTCAGCCCGCCGCACATGCCCGGCTGGACGCGCGTGCCGCTGCGCGACATCCTGGCTGAAACCACCGGCCTGACCGTGGTGGTGGAGAAGGACGTCACGGCCTCGGCCGTGGCTGAGCTGTGGGCGTGGTCCGGCCACGCCGCCGCGAACTTTGTCTTTGTCTACATCGGCACCGGCATTGGCGCCGGGCTGGTGCTCAACGACGAGGTCGTGCGGGGATCATCCGGCAATGTGGGCGAAATTGGGCACATCATCACCGACCCCGACGGGCCCCTGTGCGACTGCGGGCGCCGCGGCTGCGTCAAGGTCACCTGCATGCCGGAAACCGTCGTGGGCCTGGCCCGGGAGGCCGGCGTCCTGCCGGCACACCCCGTGGGGGAGCCGGCACCTGCACTGGCGGACGAGTTGGCGGCGGTGGCCCGTGCCGCCGCTGAAGGGGAGCCGTCCGCCGTCGAAATTCTGGACAATTCCGCCCGGCGCATGGCCGGGGCCGTCTCTGTGCTGACCAACCTGCTCGATGTGGATTGCGTGGTGTTTGGCGGGCCGTTCTGGCCGGCGCTGGCTCCGGTGTACCTGTCGAAGGTGCCCGCGCTGGTGGCTGCGTTGAGCGTGACCACCTGCGTCCACTCGGTGGAGATTGCCGGCACCAGGCTGACTTCCGGCGAGGAGGCGTTCGGCGCCGCCTGCCTGGTGCTGGAGAAGTCCTTCAACGCCAGTGCCGAGCAGCTGCTGCTGGACGCCAAGGCGTAGCGCGGCCGCAGGGCTGCTGCCGGCGCGAGTGGGGCATGATGCCGTGCGCAGGACGCTTGGCCGGCTGTGGCTGTGCGCCGGCGGGGCATCCAGCCGTGCGCATTAAGTGGTGAAGCCCGACGGCGCCCGGCCCGCCCAGGCGGGTTGCCCGCCGTCGGGCATGGCAGCCCGGCGCACAAGTGCACTGTTCTGCGCAGCGTTCCGCGTTGACCTGACGCACAACACTGTTCTGCGTCACGCCCGCACCAAACTCTGCGCAGAACAGCACGCTCACCCGGCCCGGCAGTTCAAGGTGTGACCGGGCGCAACGGTGCCCGGAGCATCACGCCGTAGAACCGGCGCGACAAAGCCACCGCCAACCGCATTGCCCCGCCTGAAAGGCCGGCTGCGTATTGCGTGCCCAGGAAGGCGCCGGGTGGCACCCCGCGCCCTGTTCCGGGTGACACCCCTCGCGGGCACTTCCCACGTGGAGGATCAGTCGACGCCCTCAAAGATCTCACCGAATGGAATGGTGGGATCGGTTCGGGCCTGCAGCTCATGCGGGTTCATCGTGATGCGGACGCCGTGCGTTTTCTCGGCGACTGACTGCTTGAGGACCGGCAGGACGGTGTCAATGAAACTCTCGTCCCTGCCCTGGAGGTACTCTGCATACGCGGCTGGCAATTCGTTCATGCACCATACTGTATCCTCCGGCCGCCCCAACCAACAGGGCCGCGCGCGGTGGCTTTTTCAACCCTTGGTGCGGGTCTTGCTGCGGCCCTGCGGCGCCGCACCGGTGCACAAAGTTCGGCATGGCGGCCATTTTGGCCTCCCTGCCGAACGGAACCTGTCAATTGCTACGACATGTTGCGACATAATTCTGCATCAATTTGCCTGGGCGGGAAACGCAGCCCTACTATGTAACTACGTTATTTCCTCAACGTGTGTCAGCGACCTTCGGCTAGTCCAAGGTGTGGGTGCCCCCATGTGGGCCTGACATTTGCTGGCGGAACCGTCCCCGATGCATTGCCAATTCGCAATGCCGACTCGACGCGTCCGCTGAACCTTTTTCGAAAAAGCAGCTGCTGCACTGTGTGTTCTAGAAGCACGGGCGGCGGCCGACCCATCCTCAAGGACCCCAAGCAAATGTCTCCTCCGAGCCTCATCCAGGCATCGGCGCCTTTGACACAGAGCGCACCGATCGCCCTTTCCTACGAACTGTTCCCGCCCAGGAATGCCGCCGCCGAGGCGGGCCTGTGGGACACCATCAGGGAATTGGAAACCACCAATCCCGACTACGTTTCCGTTACGTACGGTGCCAGCGGAAGCAACCGGGATACGGCCGTTGACCTGCTCAACCGGCTCCTCACCGAAACCTCCCTGCGCCCCCTGGCCCACCTGACGTGCGTCGGCAACACCGCCGACGAACTGGCAGAGATCATCTCCGAACTGCTGGACCACGGTGTGCGCGGCATCCTCGCCCTCCGCGGGGACCTGCCCCAGGAAGGCCCCGGGGAACCGCGGCCGGGGCAGCTGCACTATGCCCAGGACCTGATCGAACTGGTTCGCCGCGTGGAGCAGCGCCGCTCGGCCCTGCTGTGTGCAGGCAAGGTGGCCATTGGCGTGGCGGCCTACCCGGCACGCCACCCGGAATCGCCATCCATTGAACATGACGTGGAGGTGCTCCTGGCCAAGCAGCGCTCCGGCGCCGACTTTGCCATCACCCAGGTGTTCTTCCACGCAGACCAGTACCGCGACCTCGTGGTGCGGGCCCGCCGGGCCGGCGTCAGCATTCCGATCATTCCGGGCGTCATGCCGCTGACCAGCCTGCGGCGCGTCCAGCGCCTCGGCGACCTGACCGGCGTCGAGCCCTGCCCGGACCTGATCGATGCCCTGGGCCGTGCAGACGACGGAGCCGAAAGCCGGCGCGTGGGGGTGTCCGCCACGGTGGACCTTGCCCGTGCAGCGCTGGACGCCGGCGCACCCGGCATCCACCTGTACACCTTCAACGAGCATGCCGCCGCGCTCGAAGTGCTGGACAAGCTGGAACTCCTCCGGCCCGGACGCCCCGCCGTGGGATCCCGGACAGCCGGCGGCACACTCCAGCCGGCCTAGCCCGCACCCCACCACAAACTTCTGATACAAATAACTAAGGAATTTCCATGTCAAACAACACCGCATTCCCCGCAGCGTCCCTCCTGGGCTACCCCCGCATCGGCCGCCGCCGCGAACTGAAGAAGGCCATTGAGGGCTTCTGGGCCAACAAGATCGACGCCGCCGAGCTCGACGCAGCCGCCAAGGAAATCCAGCTCGGCACCGCCCGCCGCCTGGCCGAACTTGGCCTCACGGAAGCCGCTGCGATCCCTGGCACCTTCTCCTACTACGACCAGGTGCTCGACGCCGCCACCCACATCGGCGCCGTCCCGGCCCGTTTCGGCGAGCTGCGCAACGACGCCGGCCAGCTGGACATCAACGCCTACTTCACCCTGGCCCGCGGCACGGTTGAGCAGCAGCCGCTGGAAATGACCAAGTGGTTCGACACCAACTACCACTACCTCGTTCCGGAGATCGGCCCGGAAACCACCTTCTCCCTGACCTCCACCCGCGTGGTGGAGCAGTTCGAGTACGCATTGGCCAACGGCTTTGAAACCCGCCCGTACCTGGTGGGTCCCGTCACCTTCCTGCTCCTGAGCAAGGCCTCCGACGACGCACCCGCCGGCTTCAACCCGCTCTCCCGCCTCGAAGACGTGCTGCCGGTCTACGCCGAACTGCTCTCCAAGCTTGGTGCCGCGGGTGCCAGCTGGGTCCAGATCGACGAGCCCGCCCTCGTTGCCGACCAGGATGTCCCGGTCGCAGAGATCCAGGCCGCCGTTGCCCGCAGCCTCGAGGTCCTCGCAGCAGCCGCCGGCCGCCCGCAGATCCTGGTCTCCACCCCGTTCGGTGCCCTGACGGAACTGCTGCCCACCCTGGCAGCAGCCCCCATCGAGGCCCTGCACATCGATGCTTTCAAGGGCGCCGTCCCCTCCGCAGAAGAGCTGGCCCTGCTGGCCGGCAAGACCGTGGTTGCCGGCGTGGTTGACGGCCACAACATCTGGATCAACGACCTCGCCGAGTCGGCCGCCCGCCTCGACGTGCTCAAGGCCGCCGGCCTGAACGTCACGGTCTCCACCTCCACCTCCACCCAGCACGTCCCGCACGACGTCACCGAGGAAGTCCAGCTCTCCGAAGAACTGCGCAGCTGGCTCGCGTTCGCAGACCAGAAGGTCGGCGAAGTGGTGACGCTCGCAGCACACCTGGTGGATCCGGCGTCGTCCGAGGAAGCCATCGCCAAGGCAACCGCCACGATCGCCTCCCGCGCAGCCGCCGCCGGTGTCAAGCGCCCCGAGGTCCGCGCCCGCCTGGCCGCACTCACCCCGGCAGACTTCAACCGCTCCGACTTCGCCGTCCGCGAAGCCGCCCAGGACGAGGCACTGCACCTGCCGCCGCTGCCCACCACCACCATCGGATCCTTCCCGCAGACCGGGGACATCCGCTCGGCCCGCGCCCGCGCCAACAAGGGCGCCATCACCGGCGAGGAATACTCGCAGCTGATGAAGGATGAAATCAAGCGCGTCGTCGACCTGCAGGAAGAGCTCGACTTTGACGTCCTGGTCCACGGCGAGCCCGAGCGCAATGACATGGTCCAGTACTTCGCCGAGAACCTGGAAGGCTTCGACGTCACCGTCCACGGCTGGGTCCAGTCCTACGGCAGCCGCTGCACCCGCCCCTCCATCCTGTGGGGCGACGTCACCCGCGAGAAGGCCATCACGGTCGAGTGGGCCGAGTACGCCCAGTCGCTGACGGCCAAGCCCATGAAGGGCATGCTCACGGGCCCCGTCACGATCCTCGCCTGGAGCTTCGTCCGCGACGACCAGCCCCTGCGCGAGACCGCCAACCAGGTTGGCCTGGCCCTGCGCGACGAGATCGCAGACCTCGAGGCCGCCGGCATCAAGGTCATCCAGGTTGACGAGCCCGCCCTGCGCGAGCTCCTGCCGCTGCGCCGTGAAGACCAGGCAGCCTACCTGGACTGGTCCGTCAACTCCTTCCGCCTGGCCACCGCCGGCGCCGTGGACAGCACGCAGATCCACACGCACCTGTGCTACTCGGAGTTCGGCGTCATCATCGACGCCATCGACGGACTGGATGCCGACGTGACCTCCATCGAGGCCGCCCGTTCACGCATGGACGTTGTCAACGACCTGGAAGCGCACGGCTTCGGCCGCGGCGTCGGCCCCGGCGTGTACGACATCCACAGCCCCCGCGTCCCCGGCCAGGCCGAGGTCTCGGAGCTGCTGGGCACGGCCGTCAAGCACGTCCCGGCCCGCCAGCTCTGGGTCAACCCGGACTGCGGACTGAAGACCCGCGGCTACGTGGAGACCGAGGAGTCCCTGCGCAACCTGGTCAATGCCACGAAGGAAGTCCGCGCCCAGCTCGTCTAGCGTTTGCCCTTCGCGGGCCCGGATTTACTGAAGCACGACGGCGGCACCCTGTCTTTCGCATGAAGCGGAAGGCCGGGTGCCGCCCTCGTTGGCTGACGTGCCCCGCCACCGGATCCATGACGCACTTATTGCAGTGGAAAACGCTTGCTGGGGCCGCTTTGGTGCATCAAGTGCGTCACAGATGCGGAGGTGAGCAGGTAGATTGAAGCCATGAGCGCAGAGCAAACAGTGACAGGCATTCAGGGGACCGTTGACGCGGCGAGGGCGGTGTTCAAGAGCGGGGCCACCCGGCCGCTGGCGTGGCGGCTGAAGCAGCTGAAGGCCATGAACCAGATGCTGCTGGACCACCGCGACGACTTCACTGCCGCACTGGCCGCTGACCTTGGCAAGCACCCCGCGGAGGCCTGGCTGACGGAGATCGGCTTCCTCACCTCCGAGATTGCCCACACCGTCAAGCACCTCGAGGGCTGGCTCAAGCCGCGCCGTGCCCAGGTGCCGCTGGCGCTCGCCCCGGCCCGGGCCACCACGGTGCTGGAGCCGCTCGGCGTCGTGCTGGTCATTGCGCCCTGGAACTACCCCATCCAGCTGCTGCTGGCCCCCATCATCGGGGCGCTTGCCGCCGGCAACACCGCCGTGGGCAAGCCGAGCGAGATGACCCCGGCCAGTTCCGCCGCCCTGGCCCGCTGGGTGCCGAAATACCTGGACGGGGCCGTCAGCATCGTCGAGGGGGGCGTGCCGGAGACCACTGAGCTGCTGGCCCGGCGCTTCGACCACATCTTCTACACCGGCAACGGGCGCGTGGGGCGGATCGTCATGGCCGCTGCCGCGAAGAACCTCACGCCGGTCACGCTGGAGCTGGGCGGGAAGTCGCCGGTGTTTGTGGACGAGTCCGTGGACATGATCGCCGCCGCGCGCCGCATTGCCTGGGGCAAGTTCATGAACGCCGGGCAGACCTGCGTGGCCCCCGACTATGTCCTGGGCACGGACGCGGCCCTGGCCAAGCTTGCCAGGGAACTGCCGCTCGCCATTGAGGACCTGTACGGCGCCGAGCCCGCGCACAGCCTGGCGTACGGGCGGATCGTCAACGACGCCGCATTTGGCCGGCTGGCCGGGCTGCTGGAAGCGGATTTGGCGCCCGAGTCCGGTTCCTCCCTCGTTGCCGGCGGCGGCACCGACGCGGCAACCCGCTATGTTGAGCCCACGGTGCTGCACGTCGATGCGGAAGCCAAGGTCATGGAGGAGGAGATCTTCGGCCCGCTGCTGCCGCTGGTCACGGTCGGCTCGGCCGCGGAGGCCATCGCCTTCATCAACGAACGGGACAAGCCGCTGGCCCTGTATGTCTTCAGCGAAGACCAGGGCGTGCGCAAGGAGTTCATGGAACAGACGTCGTCGGGGGCGCTGAACTTCGGCGTGCCGGTGGCGCACCTGTCCGTGCCGGGGCTGCCGTTCGGCGGTGTGGGGGAGTCTGGCATGGGCAGCTACCACGGGCAGCATTCAATCGACACCTTCTCCCACCACAAGGCCGTGCTGGAGAAGCCGCTGTCGCCGGACACGCTGGGGTTCATCTACCCGCCGTTCGGCTCCCTGAAGCGGCAGCTCATCAAGCGGATCGTGGCGCCGGCCAGGAAGTTCCGGAAGGGCTAGCCCGCGGGGGAGCAGGCGCCGCCCGCGGCCGGGTCAGGGCGTGGGATCCACCGCGCTGGCGCCCGTCACCTCCTGCAGGATGGCCGCCAGCCTGTCCACAAACACCTTGACGCGGGTGCCCTGGTGCTCGTTGATCAGCAGGGCGAAGATGTTCCGGGCCAGCCGGATCTCCGGCACGTCGAGCACCACCACGTTGTGCGGCCTGCTGCGCAGCGCCAGTTCCGGGACCAGGGCGGCGCCAAGCCCCACGCTGGCCAGCTGCAGGGTTGCGTTGAAGTCGTCGCTGTAGGCCGCCACCCGGGGATGGACGTTGCAGCTGGCGAAGAGCCGTTCAATCACGGTGGCGTCGGAGGTTCCGGGATGGTGCATGATCCACGGCATGTCTGAGAGCTGTGCGGCCTCCATGGCCGATCCCGGCTGGATACCCCACTCGGCGGGCAGCACCACACGGAAATTGTCGTCTCCGATCCACTGCCGGTTCAGGCTGTGCGGCCACGCCAGGCCGGACTGCCCCACCTGGTAGACCAGCGCCACATCCAGCTCGCCGCCGCTGCGCAAGCCGCCGATGGTCTGTTGCGGCTCGCCCACCGAAACATGCAGGTTGATCCCCAGCCCCGGCCACTCCGGGCTGCGCAGCAGGCGCGGCAGCACGTGCGTGGCCAGCGACGGAAAAATGCCCAGGCGCAACTCCTGCCGGGTGCCCTCGTCCGTCCGGGAGCTGGCGGCGAGGAGTGCATCAATGTCCGTCAGTACCTTGCCGGCGTGCCGGGCCATGACCAGGGCTGCCTCGGTGGGTGCCACGCTGCGGGCGGAGCGCTGGAATAGGCGGACGCCGCTGTCTCGTTCCAGGGACGCCATCTGCTGGGAAACGGCCGACGCCGTGTACCCCAGCTGGGTGGCTGCCGCGGCGAAGGATCCGCGCCTGATGACTTCCAGCAGCGTGCGCAGGTGGAGCGGGTTGATCACGGGGGCCACCTTCTTTCAGTCCGGGCTGCTTCCAAGGCAAGCATAGGCGCCAGGGCGTCATGTGGGACAGCGGTGGTGGTGTCGGCGCCATCGTTATGTACATTTGTACATAACGACAAACGACCCGAGGATGGACCCGCCGTGCCGCACCCCTATTTTGCCAACGACCCCCGCACCATGCGCCAGCGCATGGAGGCCGGCGACCTGTACCTGGCCGAGGACGCCGAGCTGGCCGCAGCCTCCCAGCGGGCCATCATGCGGGCCCACCGCTACGGCCAGCTGTGGCCGGAGGACCGGGATGCGGCCGAGGCGATCCTGGCGGACCTCATTGGATCGCTGGGGGAGGACGTGGAGATCCGCCCGCCCCTGTACGTGGACTACGGCCGATACATCTCCGTTGGCGCAGGGACCTTCATCAACTACAACTTCACCGCCTTGGACGTCGCCCCCATCACGATCGGGGCGGACGTCATGATCGGGCCCAACGTCCAGCTCCTGACCCCCACGCACCCGCTCGAACCCTGGCTGCGCCGGGACAAGCTCGAGGCGGCCAGGCCAATCGTGATTGGCGACAACGTGTGGCTGGGCGGGGGAGTCATTGTGCTGCCCGGCGTCACCATTGGGGAGAATACCGTGGTGGGGGCCGGCTCCGTGGTCACCCGCGACCTGCCGGCCAATGTGGTGGCCGTGGGGAACCCGGCCCGCATCAGCAAGCAGCTGCCGTGAGCGGGGAACAGGAGGCGGCAGGCCCGGTCCACGGCAGGGCGCGCCGCCGCCACGACCCGGAGCGGCGCGCCAGGATCAGCGACGCCGCCCTGGACGTGATTGCCGAACACGGCGTGGCCGGCACCACGCACCGCAAGATCGCCGCCGCAGCGGGGGTCCCGTTGGGGTCACTGACGTACCACTACGCCACCCTGGACGAACTCCTCGGAGAAGCCTTCACCAAGCTTGCCGACCGTACGGCCGACGGTTTCGAGGCGGCCATGGCACAGGTGGGGAACCAGGATGAGGCGCGCGACGCCGTCGTCAGCCTCATCACGGGCGAACTCCTCAACGACCCCCGCACCATGGTCCTGTCCTATGAGCTCTACGCGCTCGCAGTCCGCCGCCCCGAGCTGCGGCGCGTGACCCACGCCTGGATGGCCCGGAGCCGGGCGGCCATCGGCAGGTTCTTTGACCCCGCCACCACGCTCATGCTCGACGCCCTCATTGAAGGCCTGTCCATGCACCGCGCTCTGTCCCTTGACCCGATGCCCCGGAGCACGGTCGAAGAAGCCGTTGAAAGAATTGTGAGAACCCCGTGACCCTGAAAACCATTGATCCCGCCGTCCCACTGCCGGTGCGCCGCGCCCGCGTGGCCGTCGCCGCGCTGTTCCTGACCAACGGCGCGCTGTTCGCCAACCTGCTCCCGCGCTTCCCGGAGATCAAGGCCATGCTGGGCCTGGACAACGCCGGCTTCGGCCTTGCCGCGGCCGCCTTTCCACTCGGGGCCATGCTGGCAGGTCTCGCAGCCGGGGCACTCATCCGCCGCTTCGGCTCCGCCCGGGTGGCCGTGGCCGGCACCGTGTTGACGGCGCTGGCCCTGGCCTGCGCCGGGATGGCGCCCACCGGCCTGCTGTTCGCCGCGGGCATGGGCATTGCCGGGGCGATGGATGCCATTACCGACGTGGGGCAGAACTCGCACGGCCTGCGCGTCCAGAAGCTCTTTGGCCGCTCCATCTTGAACTCCTTCCACGCCGTGTGGAGCATGGGTGCCGTGCTGGGCGGGCTCATGGGTGCGGCCGCCGCCGGGCTTGGCGTCCCCGTGCCGCTTCACCTGGCCGTTTCCGGCGCCCTGTTCGCGGCGGTGTCGCTGTGCAGCCTGCGCTTCCTGCTGCCCGGTGCCGGGGAGGCCGGTGCGGAGACCGCTCCTGCCGGTGAGGCGTCCGACGGCGCCCGGCCCGCCCGGGCGGGTGGGGCCACGTCGCGTTTCAGCGGCCGTGGCAAGTACCTGGTCCTGCTTGCCCTGGTGCTCGTGGCGGCCGCCGGCTCGCTCGTGGAGGATGCCGGGAACACCTGGGCGGCCCTGTACCTGAGGGATGGCTTCGGTGCCCCGGCCTCTATTGCCGGGCTGGGCTTTGTGGCCCTCGTGGGCGCCCAGTTCGTGGGGCGGCTGGTGGGGGACCGGCTCGTGGACCGCTTTGGCGAGCGACTGGTGGCGCAGGCCGGCGGCGCGCTCGTGGCCCTGGGCATGGGCCTGGCCCTGCTGTTCCCCAGCCTGCCGGGTTCCATCGCCGGGTTTGCCGCGGCCGGGTTCGGCATTGCCACGCTCGTTCCCGCCGCCATGCACGGGGCGGACAACATTCCTGGGCTGCGCCCCGGCACGGGCCTGACGGTGCTGAGCTGGCTCATGCGCATCAGCTTCCTGCTTTCCCCGCCCGTGGTGGGCGCCATTGCCGATGCCACCTCGCTGCGGACCGGGCTCTGGGTGGTTCCGCTGGCCGGCATCATGGTGCTGGCACTGTCTCCGGTCCTGGCCGGAAAGCGGGCCGCCGGCCGGGGATGATGTCCTGCGGCGGGCCAACGTTGCCCCGGTCACCACGGCATGTTGTGCGGGCCACTAAAAACCGCCCCGCGCGACACGCCGGACACGTCCGACACGCGGGGGAAATTAATGTGGCTAAGTACTCCACAAGCTGTGGATAGCGGTGATTAAACCTTGAGTTCTCGCGCTTTTAATCTGCCCTGCCTGTGGACGACAGGTGCATAAAATGACATACTTGTAATACATCATGTAGGGGTCAACCGCGAGGGCGTGCACTACATGTAGTATCTATTACAGATTCCAGCCGATCCTGATGAAGGCGGCCGGAGCAGCTCGAATAGCTGGCGAGACCGTGGCGTGAAGCGAAAGGTCCCACCGACAGCGAGTGGGCCCAAAAGGCCGCCATAGGCAGTTTTAGAAAAAAGGGGAACTTGATCATGACCGTCACGGTTTACACCAAACCTGCAT from Arthrobacter stackebrandtii encodes the following:
- a CDS encoding MIP/aquaporin family protein — protein: MSVITPLRRSVREGSGLKRVGGVWGELLAEFLGTFVLICFGDGVVAMAVAALPGSGRAATDTTIFMASGDWLLITWGWALAVAMGVYVAGGVSGAHLNPAVTLAFAVRRKFAWNKVVPYVVAQVVGAFAAAALLYVVYFNAIDAFNTAAKTQRDEAGGLATFSIFATFPAPYFKGNLTVPLIDQIVGTAFLVMLIVAIIDMRNTAAKANLGPLIIGFAVAAIGMSFGANAGYAINPARDFGPRVFAWIAGWGDVAMPGTITGVPGAFSWYFWVPIVGPLIGGVIGVLLYDWFIGDILHARKALAEQEAAASGGGGAHAAEPGPATDEE
- a CDS encoding class I SAM-dependent methyltransferase, whose translation is MEQNSSIEDPPFDFGRLRRFPDVEAPNLFAHDATDELILREASGALSAHDGGRVAIVGDRYGALTLAAATLHGLSGLRVHQDGRSGELALAANAARLGLEGSYSSMPLDAGLVRDAAVVLWQLPRSLEEVAEVAQLISAHASPEVRIFAGGRIKHMTVAMNAVLSQYFSSVIPGRAWRKSRPLVVGEPLATGQRGEGPASDFPKKEYHADLGLWLCAHGATFGGTKVDVGTRFLLGFVDQMRPGAAAAVDLGCGNGTIAAALAKARPALRVTATDQSAAAVAATMETAAANGLADRIDTVRDDALDSFAPASAELIVLNPPFHVGAAVHAGIAHKLFAAAARVLAPGGELWCVYNRHLDYKDALARTVGETSVMGRNSKFTVTKSTKTL
- a CDS encoding ROK family protein translates to MGDFNQAVILDSIRRSEEGLSRVELAALAGLAAQTVSNICRRLLDSGLIVEAGKDGSGPGKPRTILRLNPKGMYAVGVHIDPALTSYALLDAVGTVLFSVDEATELGIDPAQAVANMGTRILSVIEQSGVPFGRIAGVGVATPGPVDAASGTVVSPPHMPGWTRVPLRDILAETTGLTVVVEKDVTASAVAELWAWSGHAAANFVFVYIGTGIGAGLVLNDEVVRGSSGNVGEIGHIITDPDGPLCDCGRRGCVKVTCMPETVVGLAREAGVLPAHPVGEPAPALADELAAVARAAAEGEPSAVEILDNSARRMAGAVSVLTNLLDVDCVVFGGPFWPALAPVYLSKVPALVAALSVTTCVHSVEIAGTRLTSGEEAFGAACLVLEKSFNASAEQLLLDAKA
- a CDS encoding methylenetetrahydrofolate reductase, which codes for MSPPSLIQASAPLTQSAPIALSYELFPPRNAAAEAGLWDTIRELETTNPDYVSVTYGASGSNRDTAVDLLNRLLTETSLRPLAHLTCVGNTADELAEIISELLDHGVRGILALRGDLPQEGPGEPRPGQLHYAQDLIELVRRVEQRRSALLCAGKVAIGVAAYPARHPESPSIEHDVEVLLAKQRSGADFAITQVFFHADQYRDLVVRARRAGVSIPIIPGVMPLTSLRRVQRLGDLTGVEPCPDLIDALGRADDGAESRRVGVSATVDLARAALDAGAPGIHLYTFNEHAAALEVLDKLELLRPGRPAVGSRTAGGTLQPA
- the metE gene encoding 5-methyltetrahydropteroyltriglutamate--homocysteine S-methyltransferase → MSNNTAFPAASLLGYPRIGRRRELKKAIEGFWANKIDAAELDAAAKEIQLGTARRLAELGLTEAAAIPGTFSYYDQVLDAATHIGAVPARFGELRNDAGQLDINAYFTLARGTVEQQPLEMTKWFDTNYHYLVPEIGPETTFSLTSTRVVEQFEYALANGFETRPYLVGPVTFLLLSKASDDAPAGFNPLSRLEDVLPVYAELLSKLGAAGASWVQIDEPALVADQDVPVAEIQAAVARSLEVLAAAAGRPQILVSTPFGALTELLPTLAAAPIEALHIDAFKGAVPSAEELALLAGKTVVAGVVDGHNIWINDLAESAARLDVLKAAGLNVTVSTSTSTQHVPHDVTEEVQLSEELRSWLAFADQKVGEVVTLAAHLVDPASSEEAIAKATATIASRAAAAGVKRPEVRARLAALTPADFNRSDFAVREAAQDEALHLPPLPTTTIGSFPQTGDIRSARARANKGAITGEEYSQLMKDEIKRVVDLQEELDFDVLVHGEPERNDMVQYFAENLEGFDVTVHGWVQSYGSRCTRPSILWGDVTREKAITVEWAEYAQSLTAKPMKGMLTGPVTILAWSFVRDDQPLRETANQVGLALRDEIADLEAAGIKVIQVDEPALRELLPLRREDQAAYLDWSVNSFRLATAGAVDSTQIHTHLCYSEFGVIIDAIDGLDADVTSIEAARSRMDVVNDLEAHGFGRGVGPGVYDIHSPRVPGQAEVSELLGTAVKHVPARQLWVNPDCGLKTRGYVETEESLRNLVNATKEVRAQLV